A section of the Candidatus Paceibacterota bacterium genome encodes:
- a CDS encoding VTT domain-containing protein, protein MHIDLLALIGTVGTFGILAIVFAESGLFFGFFLPGDSLLFTAGLLAATGVLPFWLLILTLPLAAVLGDSVGYWFGKKVGPALFSRPESRFFKPKYALEAQKFFLKHGKKALVLARFLPLIRTFVPIVAGVGKMPYRDFISYNIIGGIAWTLSMFLLGFGLGNIIPNPERYLYPIVVAIILISFIPVVREYLHSKKTTTP, encoded by the coding sequence ATGCATATTGACCTTCTTGCGCTTATTGGAACTGTTGGTACTTTCGGTATCCTTGCTATTGTTTTTGCTGAGTCAGGTTTGTTTTTTGGTTTTTTCCTCCCTGGTGATAGCTTACTCTTTACCGCTGGACTACTCGCAGCAACAGGCGTACTCCCATTTTGGTTGCTCATCCTTACACTTCCGCTCGCGGCAGTACTTGGCGATTCTGTTGGGTATTGGTTTGGCAAGAAAGTCGGTCCTGCACTTTTTAGTAGGCCAGAGTCTCGATTCTTCAAGCCAAAGTATGCGTTAGAGGCGCAGAAGTTTTTCTTAAAGCATGGCAAGAAGGCGCTGGTCTTGGCACGATTTCTCCCGCTCATTCGCACTTTCGTTCCTATCGTTGCGGGGGTAGGGAAGATGCCCTACCGTGATTTCATTTCCTATAATATCATCGGTGGAATCGCTTGGACGCTCTCGATGTTTCTGCTTGGCTTTGGTTTGGGGAACATCATTCCAAACCCAGAACGTTATCTATATCCAATAGTTGTTGCAATCATTCTCATTTCATTCATCCCTGTTGTGCGCGAGTATCTGCATTCAAAAAAAACAACAACACCATAG